The following proteins are co-located in the Aquarana catesbeiana isolate 2022-GZ linkage group LG02, ASM4218655v1, whole genome shotgun sequence genome:
- the LOC141128565 gene encoding gastricsin-like, with protein MKILIFVLACLQLSHGLVRVPLNKGKSIRQNMREAGVLDKYLQSHKIDLSDKYRGYAVVSESMYFDTYYYGPISIGTPPQSFLVLFDTGSSNLWVPSTYCQSTACTNHHTFNPSQSSTYSSNGQRFNMGYGGGNVASSVTGVFGYDTVYIQGLTITNQEFGLTITEPSGNFYYSPFDGILGLAYPGLSVGGATTVMQGILQENLLNQPLFSVYLGSQSGEVIFGGVDSNLYTGQISWAPLSNALYWQVALQEFSINGQATGWCSNGCEAIVDTGTTQLNIPDPYMQQLLPYLGIQTQNGGYAVNCNNLQSMPTLSFTINGVSFPLSPSAYIIQENGYCYANFLSISLPASNGDPLWILGDVFLREYYSVYDFGNNQIGFATVA; from the exons ATGAAGATTCTCATCTTTGTGCTGGCATGCCTGCAGCTCTCTCATGGGCTTGTCAG GGTTCCTCTGAATAAGGGGAAGTCCATCCGACAGAATATGAGGGAAGCTGGAGTGCTGGACAAGTATTTGCAGTCTCATAAGATTGACCTGTCTGACAAGTACAGGGGATATGCTGTCGTTTCAGAGTCTATGTATTTCGAT ACTTATTACTATGGACCAATAAGTATTGGAACACCTCCTCAAAGTTTCCTGGTTCTTTTTGACACTGGATCCTCCAACCTCTGGGTTCCATCAACCTATTGCCAGAGCACAGCCTGCA CAAACCATCATACATTTAACCCAAGCCAGTCCTCCACTTACTCTTCTAATGGACAGCGATTCAACATGGGATATGGTGGTGGGAATGTTGCCAGCAGTGTTACTGGAGTGTTTGGTTATGATACCGTTTAT ATTCAAGGACTTACCATCACAAATCAAGAATTTGGACTGACCATTACAGAACCCAGTGGTAATTTCTACTATTCTCCATTTGATGGTATATTGGGATTGGCCTATCCCGGTCTGTCTGTGGGTGGTGCCACCACTGTGATGCAAGGAATACTACAGGAGAATCTCTTGAATCAGCCTCTTTTCAGTGTCTATCTTGGCAG CCAATCTGGTGAGGTTATTTTCGGAGGTGTGGATTCCAACCTTTACACTGGCCAGATCAGCTGGGCTCCATTGTCTAATGCTCTGTACTGGCAGGTTGCTCTTCAAGA ATTCTCCATTAATGGACAAGCTACTGGCTGGTGTAGCAATGGCTGCGAGGCCATTGTTGATACTGGAACCACCCAGCTGAATATCCCTGATCCATACATGCAACAATTGCTTCCATACCTTGGCATTCAGACACAGAATGGAGGA tatgCTGTGAACTGCAACAACCTTCAGAGTATGCCTACTCTTAGCTTCACCATCAATGGTGTTTCCTTCCCATTGTCTCCTTCCGCTTATATTATTCAG GAGAACGGATATTGCTATGCCAACTTCCTTAGCATCAGCTTGCCAGCTTCGAATGGAGATCCACTCTGGATTCTGGGAGATGTTTTCCTGAGGGAATATTATTCAGTCTATGACTTTGGGAACAACCAAATTGGCTTTGCTACAGTGGCATAG